The following proteins are co-located in the Terriglobia bacterium genome:
- a CDS encoding TIGR01212 family radical SAM protein (This family includes YhcC from E. coli K-12, an uncharacterized radical SAM protein.) has translation MQSSSEQSAPGPFSGGSRYNSYGVFLREKFGCRVSKIVVDAGFSCPNRDGTAGIGGCTYCNNEAFRPATALRREPVPRQVEKGIAYLRQRYRAQKFIVYFQPFSNTFAPLEQLIPLYEGALDCPDVVGIAVGTRPDCVDEAKIAWFEQLARTRFVTLEYGLESIHDRTLASVNRGHDYACWLRALEQTRGRGIHLSAHLILGFPWESRAEMLAMARAVSDVGLDFLKVHHLHVVRDTALARQFLSDPFPLLGYEQYIDLLVEFLELLNPGIRLERLFGLAPEKHLLGPHWGKAKAEIQYDIENALAERGTWQGRRYHTPAADRD, from the coding sequence ATGCAATCCAGCTCGGAGCAATCAGCGCCCGGCCCATTTTCCGGGGGAAGCAGATATAACTCCTATGGTGTATTCCTCAGAGAGAAATTCGGCTGCCGGGTCAGCAAGATTGTTGTCGATGCGGGTTTCTCATGCCCGAATCGCGACGGGACTGCCGGCATCGGCGGCTGCACCTACTGCAACAACGAAGCCTTCCGACCTGCCACCGCGCTCCGCCGGGAGCCGGTTCCACGCCAGGTCGAGAAGGGGATTGCCTACCTCAGACAGCGCTATCGCGCACAGAAGTTCATTGTCTATTTCCAACCTTTCAGCAATACCTTCGCTCCTCTGGAGCAATTGATCCCCCTGTACGAAGGTGCTCTTGATTGCCCTGATGTGGTCGGCATTGCCGTGGGCACGCGCCCCGATTGCGTGGATGAAGCCAAGATTGCCTGGTTTGAACAACTCGCACGCACTCGTTTCGTCACCCTGGAATATGGCCTCGAATCGATCCACGACAGAACACTTGCCTCGGTCAATCGCGGCCACGATTACGCCTGCTGGCTGCGCGCGCTGGAGCAGACTCGCGGGCGCGGCATCCATCTTTCCGCACATCTGATCCTCGGCTTTCCCTGGGAGAGCCGCGCGGAGATGCTGGCCATGGCTCGGGCGGTTTCCGACGTCGGCCTGGACTTCCTCAAGGTGCATCACCTTCACGTTGTGCGTGACACGGCGCTGGCCCGGCAATTCCTGAGCGATCCTTTCCCCCTTCTGGGGTACGAGCAATACATTGATCTGCTGGTGGAATTTCTGGAGCTTCTCAATCCTGGGATCCGGCTCGAGCGTCTTTTCGGCCTGGCTCCTGAGAAGCATCTGCTTGGCCCTCACTGGGGCAAGGCCAAGGCCGAGATCCAGTACGATATAGAGAATGCCCTGGCAGAGCGCGGAACCTGGCAGGGGCGTCGTTATCATACTCCGGCGGCGGATCGTGACTAG